One stretch of Nesterenkonia halotolerans DNA includes these proteins:
- a CDS encoding NADPH-dependent F420 reductase: MSESPKASDASSSAAPEEPVVGILGAGRAGTAFARTLLRAGVAVDIASTRPPRALQHHLKIYAPGAQPVHAEDIAARARNSSGIIILAVPQEELDELDPDWVANTVLVDATNTWQDELLPGWLQAAVDEQLPTSMALAGRFGAARVVKALNHIAHADFDDAARPGADLSGRRALAVAGDDESARGLVMGLLFRMGFDPVSVGSLAAGRIMEPDGPLFNRPLRREDILHYAR; this comes from the coding sequence ATGAGTGAGTCCCCCAAGGCGTCTGACGCGTCCTCCTCTGCCGCTCCCGAAGAACCTGTGGTGGGGATCCTCGGCGCCGGTCGGGCCGGAACCGCTTTCGCCCGCACCCTGCTGCGCGCCGGAGTGGCCGTGGACATCGCCTCCACCCGGCCCCCGCGTGCGCTGCAGCACCACCTGAAGATCTACGCCCCCGGCGCGCAGCCGGTGCATGCCGAGGACATCGCCGCGCGTGCCCGGAACTCCAGCGGCATCATCATCCTCGCGGTGCCGCAGGAGGAGCTCGACGAGCTGGATCCGGACTGGGTCGCGAACACGGTGCTCGTCGATGCCACCAACACCTGGCAGGACGAGCTGCTCCCCGGGTGGCTGCAGGCAGCGGTGGATGAGCAGCTGCCCACCTCGATGGCGCTGGCCGGACGCTTCGGTGCGGCACGGGTGGTCAAGGCGCTGAACCATATCGCCCACGCAGATTTCGACGACGCCGCCCGGCCCGGTGCCGACCTGTCCGGTCGCCGGGCCCTGGCGGTCGCCGGCGATGACGAGTCCGCCCGCGGCCTGGTCATGGGGCTGCTGTTCCGCATGGGGTTCGACCCGGTCTCGGTCGGGTCACTGGCGGCGGGTCGGATCATGGAGCCCGACGGTCCGCTGTTCAACCGCCCGCTGCGCCGCGAGGACATCCTGCACTACGCCCGCTGA
- a CDS encoding 23S rRNA (pseudouridine(1915)-N(3))-methyltransferase RlmH — MSITALAVGKKHEKWAVEGIERYTKRLRKPYDLDWKLLPHSSREHDAARQEESERILAALKPKDHVILLDERGKNISSPGFAAHLQGSFDDGAHVVAIIGGAYGVTDQLQHRADLVWSLSKLVFPHQLVRMLLAEQVYRAQEISAGRSYHHE; from the coding sequence ATGAGCATCACCGCCCTGGCCGTCGGCAAAAAGCATGAGAAGTGGGCCGTGGAAGGGATCGAGCGCTACACCAAGCGCCTGCGCAAGCCCTATGACCTGGACTGGAAGCTGCTCCCCCACTCCTCCCGCGAACACGATGCCGCGCGCCAGGAGGAGTCGGAACGGATCCTTGCCGCCCTGAAGCCCAAGGACCACGTGATCCTGCTCGATGAGCGCGGCAAGAACATCAGCTCACCTGGCTTTGCCGCCCACCTGCAGGGCAGCTTCGATGACGGGGCGCACGTCGTCGCGATCATCGGAGGCGCCTATGGGGTCACCGACCAGCTTCAGCACCGCGCCGATCTCGTCTGGTCGCTGTCCAAGCTGGTCTTCCCGCATCAGCTGGTGCGGATGCTGCTGGCCGAACAGGTCTACCGCGCCCAGGAGATCTCAGCAGGGCGGTCCTACCACCATGAGTGA